A window of the Methanobacterium spitsbergense genome harbors these coding sequences:
- the cysE gene encoding serine O-acetyltransferase — MFERMREEIQMVFARDPAARSTLEIILCSPGLHAIWLHRLASWFWTRNHIFWGRFISTINRFLTGVEIHPGAKIGRRVFIDHGMGVVVGETAEIGEDVLIYQGVVLGGTSLERSKRHPTIGNGVVIGSGAKIIGNIKIGDCCKIGAGSVVLKPAPPGATIVGIPGRIVQESRKCAIDLDHGQLPDPVAEVIKLILQRQDELEKEIKDQKISTDIAKLNHFLTKKSEIEEIFTEGAGI; from the coding sequence ATGTTTGAAAGAATGAGAGAAGAAATACAGATGGTATTTGCAAGGGATCCTGCAGCTAGAAGTACTTTAGAGATTATTCTATGCTCACCTGGACTACATGCAATATGGTTACACAGACTTGCAAGCTGGTTTTGGACACGCAATCACATATTTTGGGGACGATTCATTTCAACTATTAACAGATTTTTAACAGGAGTTGAAATACATCCTGGAGCCAAAATTGGAAGAAGAGTTTTCATAGACCATGGCATGGGAGTGGTTGTTGGTGAAACAGCAGAGATAGGCGAAGATGTTCTAATATATCAGGGTGTAGTTTTAGGAGGTACCAGTCTTGAAAGATCCAAAAGACACCCCACAATTGGAAATGGTGTTGTAATAGGTTCGGGAGCTAAGATTATAGGCAATATTAAAATTGGTGATTGCTGCAAAATAGGTGCAGGATCAGTTGTTTTAAAACCAGCACCACCCGGTGCAACCATAGTTGGTATCCCTGGAAGGATTGTTCAAGAATCTAGAAAATGTGCAATAGACCTTGATCATGGCCAGTTACCAGATCCTGTTGCAGAAGTTATCAAACTTATACTGCAACGTCAAGATGAACTTGAAAAGGAAATTAAAGATCAGAAGATAAGTACAGATATTGCTAAGTTGAATCATTTCTTAACTAAAAAATCAGAAATAGAAGAAATTTTCACAGAAGGCGCAGGAATATAA
- a CDS encoding transcriptional regulator, whose translation MRPPCEIVVWYVIPSIRSELAKELLNLGMKQKEISELLDITQPAVSQYISDKRGHGIKFNDEIHELIKQFAVDLKEGRLNQSSIISRICDLCRKIKTEDVVCQLHKEKDNIPVNCDACMGSNADHHSEPL comes from the coding sequence ATGAGACCCCCATGTGAAATAGTTGTATGGTATGTAATTCCAAGCATACGATCAGAGCTTGCTAAAGAGCTTCTAAATCTTGGAATGAAACAAAAAGAAATTTCAGAATTACTTGATATTACTCAGCCTGCAGTATCCCAGTATATAAGTGATAAAAGAGGCCACGGAATTAAATTTAACGATGAAATACATGAATTAATAAAACAATTTGCGGTTGATCTTAAAGAAGGAAGACTCAATCAAAGCAGTATAATATCAAGAATTTGTGATTTATGTAGAAAGATTAAAACAGAAGATGTAGTATGTCAGCTGCACAAAGAAAAAGATAACATACCGGTTAACTGTGATGCTTGTATGGGTTCAAATGCAGACCATCATTCTGAACCCCTGTAA
- the asnB gene encoding asparagine synthase (glutamine-hydrolyzing) produces the protein MCGIVGIKAFDHNQDVGSDLIKMLNTIKHRGPDGSGVFIGGKTVHGPLENLKTPEGSFGLGHNLLSIVGTEVTQPIEKHGFILVANAEIYNFRQLKSCIKDNFKTNSDCEVIINVIQEFYNGSLIDAVKKSLNKLDGDYAFAIYDGKDCVVVRDPLGVKPLYYGENDLNEFAFASERKALWKIGIENVYTLAPDHVLFNGVPLKLDDRDNSNWKLNNIFSFNDFNGGKINSNIEYQNFIEIHNQDHNKIQIKNLLKELLVNSVEKRIKGLSRVGIVFSGGVDSTVIARISQDLGVDTTLYTAGHENSSDMKFAKKTAEDMCLPLKTKILDVEDIKYYTGLVLNAIEEYNIMKLGVGMPAYLASEMAHDDGVKVMMSGQGADEIFAGYHRYTQFYSDKGEKTQEDLEEDILNLYHVNLQRDDAVTMANSVELRVPYLDLELVKMVMKVPMNYKLDGKVDGLRKCILREIAADIGVPYEIVRRPKKAAQYGSGIHKILVKKVLKDENYKNILEVLKN, from the coding sequence ATGTGCGGAATTGTCGGTATAAAAGCATTTGATCATAATCAAGATGTGGGAAGTGACCTGATAAAAATGCTTAATACAATTAAACACAGAGGTCCTGATGGATCTGGAGTTTTCATAGGGGGGAAAACTGTACATGGCCCTTTGGAAAATTTAAAAACTCCAGAAGGTTCATTTGGATTGGGCCACAATCTGCTTTCCATTGTTGGAACAGAAGTTACACAGCCAATTGAAAAACATGGATTTATATTGGTTGCAAACGCAGAGATATATAATTTCAGACAGCTTAAGAGCTGTATCAAAGATAATTTTAAGACAAATTCTGACTGTGAAGTTATTATAAATGTTATTCAAGAATTTTATAATGGATCACTTATAGATGCTGTGAAAAAATCTCTTAACAAGTTAGATGGTGACTATGCATTTGCAATATACGATGGAAAAGACTGTGTGGTTGTAAGGGATCCATTGGGTGTAAAACCCTTGTATTATGGTGAAAATGATTTAAATGAATTTGCTTTTGCATCTGAGAGGAAGGCACTTTGGAAGATTGGAATAGAAAATGTATATACTCTGGCTCCCGATCATGTACTTTTTAATGGTGTACCGTTGAAACTTGATGATAGAGATAATTCAAACTGGAAATTGAATAATATATTTTCTTTTAATGATTTTAATGGTGGTAAAATAAATTCTAATATTGAATATCAAAATTTTATTGAAATTCATAATCAAGACCATAATAAAATTCAAATCAAAAATCTGTTAAAAGAACTGTTAGTCAATTCTGTTGAAAAAAGGATTAAAGGACTTTCCAGAGTGGGTATTGTCTTTTCTGGTGGTGTTGACAGTACAGTTATAGCTAGAATATCTCAAGATCTTGGAGTTGATACAACATTGTACACTGCAGGCCATGAGAACTCTAGCGATATGAAATTTGCTAAAAAAACTGCAGAAGATATGTGTTTACCCCTAAAAACAAAGATATTAGATGTTGAAGATATTAAATATTACACAGGTCTTGTATTAAATGCAATTGAAGAATATAACATCATGAAATTAGGAGTTGGAATGCCCGCTTATCTTGCATCTGAAATGGCCCATGATGATGGTGTCAAAGTAATGATGTCTGGTCAAGGTGCTGATGAAATCTTTGCTGGTTACCATCGATATACACAGTTTTACAGTGATAAAGGTGAAAAAACCCAAGAAGATCTTGAAGAAGATATTTTGAATCTTTATCATGTCAACCTGCAGAGGGACGATGCAGTTACAATGGCAAATAGTGTAGAGCTTAGGGTACCCTACCTAGACCTTGAACTTGTTAAAATGGTAATGAAAGTGCCTATGAATTATAAACTTGATGGTAAAGTAGATGGGCTGCGTAAATGTATCCTCCGAGAGATTGCCGCTGATATTGGTGTTCCATATGAAATTGTTAGAAGACCAAAAAAAGCTGCACAGTATGGTTCGGGTATTCACAAGATCCTTGTGAAGAAGGTTTTAAAGGATGAAAACTATAAAAATATACTTGAGGTATTGAAAAATTAG
- the gatC gene encoding Asp-tRNA(Asn) amidotransferase subunit GatC: protein MKIEKEAETILKKFSEALKDIPDLEETHYMVDNVNLSREDIAEDKNPEKILRNAHTDENGNIIAEKGKWVR from the coding sequence TTGAAAATAGAAAAAGAAGCAGAAACCATATTGAAAAAGTTTTCAGAAGCGCTCAAGGACATCCCTGATCTTGAGGAAACCCACTACATGGTGGATAATGTAAATCTTTCGCGTGAAGATATTGCAGAAGATAAAAATCCTGAAAAAATTCTGAGAAATGCTCATACTGATGAAAATGGCAATATCATTGCTGAGAAAGGAAAATGGGTCAGATAA
- a CDS encoding amino acid-binding protein: MRLNLVLELLDVPGQLLDALDPIGKLGANIVAVIHQRDVKTERGTVPVHITLEGDDETLKRVLDSIEKMDIQIMEVDGVVKKEKITTIFIGNIVDQDLKETVKVLNNINGVSVADLDLKMSDNPTKSASRIVIEADYGIKKSLMENIKELGRSKGFLVINEV, translated from the coding sequence ATGAGATTAAACCTTGTTTTAGAACTTTTAGATGTTCCTGGACAGCTTTTAGATGCACTGGATCCAATTGGAAAATTGGGTGCAAATATAGTTGCTGTTATACACCAGAGAGATGTTAAAACAGAAAGAGGAACTGTACCCGTCCATATAACATTGGAAGGGGATGATGAAACTCTTAAAAGGGTTTTAGATTCCATAGAAAAAATGGATATTCAGATAATGGAAGTTGATGGTGTTGTAAAAAAAGAGAAGATAACAACAATATTCATTGGCAATATAGTTGATCAAGATTTAAAAGAAACAGTCAAAGTACTCAACAATATCAACGGTGTTTCTGTGGCAGATCTAGACCTTAAAATGTCTGACAATCCAACTAAATCTGCATCAAGAATAGTTATAGAGGCAGATTATGGAATAAAAAAATCTTTGATGGAAAATATTAAAGAACTAGGCAGATCTAAAGGATTTTTAGTAATAAACGAGGTTTAA
- a CDS encoding homoserine dehydrogenase, translated as MKLCIIGFGAVGKGVSRVISMKKEILKEKYGLDISVVAVTDRSGAAINPDGLDTDLLIETKEKTGKISEYPEYGVTDVTGIHVLNQVDYDCLIEVTPTNIDDGEPAKSHILTAMNDGKDVVTSNKGPLSLCFSELIEAANSNNSIFKYEASVGGAMPIINFAHETLAGNEISSVQGILNGTCNYILSRMANEGSPYGQTLNEAQELGIAETDPYQDVEGIDAACKIVILANSVLNMNVSLKDVQIEGISRITPESISLAKKEGFLIKLIGEASHNNLEVSPRLVREGSPFAVDGTLNVATLRTDLADDVTVAGKGAGSIETASAILSDIISIWKSSL; from the coding sequence ATGAAATTATGTATCATTGGTTTCGGAGCAGTTGGAAAGGGAGTTTCAAGGGTAATCTCAATGAAAAAAGAGATTCTCAAGGAGAAATATGGTCTTGATATCAGCGTTGTGGCTGTAACAGACAGATCAGGAGCAGCAATAAATCCAGATGGACTGGACACAGATTTATTGATTGAAACCAAAGAAAAAACTGGTAAAATATCCGAATACCCTGAATACGGTGTTACAGATGTTACAGGAATACATGTACTAAACCAAGTGGATTATGACTGTCTTATCGAAGTGACACCAACCAATATAGATGATGGTGAACCAGCAAAATCACATATACTAACTGCAATGAACGATGGTAAAGATGTTGTAACATCAAACAAAGGACCACTTTCTTTATGTTTCAGTGAACTCATAGAAGCAGCCAATTCAAATAATTCAATATTTAAATACGAAGCCTCTGTTGGAGGTGCAATGCCCATTATAAATTTTGCCCATGAAACACTGGCAGGAAATGAGATATCTTCTGTACAGGGAATCTTGAATGGAACATGTAATTACATTCTTTCAAGAATGGCAAATGAAGGATCTCCATACGGCCAAACTCTTAATGAAGCTCAAGAGTTAGGTATAGCCGAGACAGATCCATATCAAGATGTGGAAGGTATAGATGCTGCATGTAAAATAGTGATACTAGCAAACTCTGTATTAAATATGAATGTGAGTTTAAAAGATGTTCAAATAGAAGGTATTTCACGAATTACACCCGAATCAATATCACTTGCTAAAAAAGAGGGTTTTCTAATCAAACTTATAGGTGAAGCTTCTCACAATAATCTGGAAGTATCTCCAAGGCTTGTTAGAGAAGGATCACCCTTTGCAGTTGATGGTACATTGAATGTTGCAACCCTTAGAACAGACCTTGCAGACGATGTTACTGTAGCAGGTAAAGGAGCAGGATCAATTGAAACTGCCTCTGCAATTTTAAGCGATATCATAAGTATATGGAAATCCAGTTTATAA
- a CDS encoding cofactor-independent phosphoglycerate mutase, producing MKYIVVIGDGMADLPIKELNGLTPLQSAETPNMDLIASKGVSGMLKTVPDDLTPGSDVANLSIMGYNPKKYYTGRGPLEAPSVGVKLDEGDVAFRCNFITEDNGILADFNAGHISTVEASELIETLNQKFYHYGKFYLGTSYRHLFVLKDEKSASLNSTPPHDVVGENIEVNLLKPAHDKNAVLLNKIMEESKDILIKHPVNEKRITEGNLPANMIWLWGQGVKPSMPSFSGKYGLKGATVTGVDLVKGLGIYMGLNNIHVPGATGYLDTDYCGKAKYALEALETHDIVFIHVEAPDEAGHSGDLKEKIMAIERIDNRILGKILDEVPGYDEYCVAILPDHPTPISLKTHTHDPVPYSMCSTSNSCDGVTKYDEFSVRKGVMGIKPGYEFIKSLINYSNHK from the coding sequence ATGAAATATATTGTAGTTATAGGGGATGGTATGGCAGATCTCCCCATCAAGGAATTAAACGGTTTAACACCACTTCAAAGTGCTGAAACTCCAAACATGGATTTAATTGCATCAAAGGGAGTTAGTGGAATGCTTAAAACTGTTCCAGATGATCTTACTCCAGGATCCGATGTTGCGAACCTTTCAATCATGGGTTACAATCCAAAGAAGTATTATACAGGAAGAGGACCACTGGAAGCACCAAGTGTTGGTGTGAAATTAGATGAAGGAGACGTTGCATTCAGATGCAATTTCATAACAGAAGATAATGGAATACTTGCAGATTTTAATGCAGGACATATCAGTACTGTTGAAGCATCAGAACTTATAGAAACACTGAATCAAAAATTTTATCATTATGGAAAATTTTATTTAGGCACCAGCTACAGACATCTTTTTGTATTAAAGGATGAAAAATCGGCTTCTCTTAACTCAACACCCCCACACGATGTTGTTGGAGAAAATATTGAAGTAAATCTTCTAAAACCTGCTCATGATAAAAATGCTGTTTTGCTCAATAAAATAATGGAAGAATCTAAGGATATACTCATAAAACATCCAGTTAATGAGAAACGTATTACAGAGGGCAATTTACCTGCTAATATGATCTGGTTATGGGGACAGGGAGTTAAACCATCCATGCCCAGTTTTTCAGGTAAATATGGGCTTAAAGGTGCCACAGTTACAGGTGTTGATCTTGTTAAGGGTCTTGGTATTTATATGGGACTCAATAATATCCATGTTCCGGGCGCTACAGGATATTTAGATACGGATTATTGTGGAAAAGCTAAATATGCTCTTGAAGCATTGGAAACTCATGATATAGTTTTTATTCATGTGGAAGCACCCGATGAAGCGGGTCATTCAGGAGATCTTAAAGAAAAAATTATGGCAATAGAACGCATAGACAATAGAATTTTGGGCAAGATCCTTGATGAAGTTCCGGGGTATGATGAATATTGTGTTGCTATTCTCCCTGATCATCCCACACCCATATCATTGAAAACCCATACACATGACCCTGTACCATATTCAATGTGTTCAACATCAAATTCATGCGATGGTGTAACAAAATATGATGAATTTTCTGTAAGAAAAGGTGTTATGGGAATTAAACCAGGCTATGAATTCATTAAAAGCTTAATTAATTATTCAAATCATAAATAA
- a CDS encoding Mur ligase family protein, with amino-acid sequence MTPSILFGKITKFALNIVGMTGTALPGKVAMMINPDLLLILNSRCKRKVIITGTNGKTTTNNLINHILNSEYEDILSNLMGANMPQGVASAFLNNTKKVYDWGIFEVDEGSFPDVVKYIEPDYVVITNFFRDQLDRFGEIENTSNIVYEAIKPLNTTLILNADDPMVSNFKDLGKKNVYYGVEQTKFSSKTQRVVESRFCPICSNNLEYEYFNYGQLGRYKCNSCDFKNPDYNYRVSEIEYHDDSYHFKVDNSKGQTNDVIFRYDGIYNAYNCCAAIAFSIEAGLDMEQVVERIDNFDYKLGRMENFEFQDKIVKIVLVKNPIGLSEVIKSISNDKRKKSLLFILNDNPADGTDVSWIWDANVEAINDIDNLTSIHCSGTRANDIALRIKYSESSKNNMEINDNMEESIENVLREDVEIIYILPTYTAVFLTRDYIMGHLNHTNARIPRIKELIKSKIGT; translated from the coding sequence TTGACACCATCAATTTTATTTGGTAAAATTACAAAATTTGCATTGAATATTGTTGGTATGACTGGAACTGCACTTCCAGGTAAAGTTGCAATGATGATCAATCCTGATCTACTGCTTATTTTAAATTCAAGATGTAAAAGGAAAGTAATTATAACGGGTACCAATGGTAAAACAACAACCAACAATCTTATAAATCATATATTAAACTCTGAGTACGAAGACATTCTTTCAAATCTAATGGGTGCCAATATGCCCCAGGGTGTTGCAAGTGCATTTTTAAACAACACAAAAAAAGTATATGATTGGGGTATATTTGAGGTTGATGAAGGATCGTTTCCCGATGTTGTAAAATATATAGAACCCGACTACGTTGTTATAACCAATTTCTTCAGGGATCAACTCGATAGATTCGGTGAAATAGAGAACACGTCAAATATTGTTTATGAGGCAATTAAACCGTTAAATACAACTTTAATTTTAAATGCTGACGATCCAATGGTTTCTAATTTTAAAGATCTTGGAAAAAAGAATGTATATTACGGTGTTGAACAAACAAAATTCAGCTCAAAAACACAGCGGGTTGTTGAATCACGTTTCTGTCCAATCTGTTCAAATAATCTCGAATATGAATACTTCAACTATGGACAGTTAGGTAGATATAAATGCAATAGCTGTGACTTTAAAAATCCTGATTACAACTACAGGGTATCTGAAATTGAGTACCATGATGATTCATACCATTTCAAGGTTGATAATTCCAAAGGTCAGACCAATGATGTTATCTTTAGATATGATGGAATTTATAACGCCTATAACTGCTGTGCCGCCATTGCATTTTCAATTGAAGCCGGTTTGGACATGGAGCAAGTAGTAGAAAGAATTGATAACTTTGATTACAAACTTGGTAGAATGGAAAACTTTGAGTTCCAAGATAAAATTGTTAAAATTGTACTGGTAAAAAATCCCATAGGACTTTCAGAAGTAATTAAAAGTATATCCAACGACAAGAGAAAAAAATCTCTTTTATTCATTCTTAATGATAATCCTGCTGATGGAACAGATGTTTCATGGATATGGGATGCAAATGTTGAAGCTATTAATGATATTGATAATCTGACATCAATACACTGCTCAGGAACAAGGGCAAACGACATTGCTCTCAGAATCAAGTATTCTGAAAGCAGCAAAAATAATATGGAGATTAACGATAACATGGAAGAATCAATTGAAAATGTGCTCAGAGAAGATGTTGAAATTATTTATATACTTCCCACTTACACAGCAGTTTTCCTGACCCGTGACTATATTATGGGACATCTAAACCATACAAATGCCCGTATCCCAAGGATCAAAGAGTTGATCAAATCAAAGATAGGTACCTAA
- a CDS encoding type 1 glutamine amidotransferase yields MELNIFHMYPDLLNLYGDIGNVTCLKKRCEWRGIKINIVDFSLGNEADINGADILFMGGGSDRGQNIVYSHFLKYKNDVSNAIEDGSVFLAICGGYQLLGESYIDANGMKIPGLGVFDYTTESEVERLIGNIIIKNKLGLNPQTIVGFENHGGRTYHDYNALGSVVVGNGNNGKDELEGMIYKNCIGTYLHGPLLPKNPHLADHIILTALKRKYDIKILDVINDDLEYAAHEKVLELYSNGKV; encoded by the coding sequence ATGGAATTAAATATATTTCATATGTATCCCGACCTTTTAAATCTGTATGGGGATATAGGGAATGTAACATGCCTTAAAAAGAGGTGTGAATGGAGGGGAATAAAGATTAACATCGTTGATTTTTCACTTGGAAACGAGGCAGATATCAATGGTGCAGACATATTATTCATGGGCGGTGGCTCAGATAGGGGGCAGAACATTGTTTACTCTCACTTTTTAAAGTATAAAAATGATGTAAGCAATGCAATTGAGGATGGCTCTGTTTTTCTTGCAATATGCGGGGGATACCAGCTTTTAGGTGAAAGTTACATAGATGCCAATGGTATGAAAATTCCAGGGCTGGGAGTATTCGACTACACAACTGAAAGTGAAGTGGAAAGACTTATTGGAAATATTATAATTAAGAATAAACTTGGATTAAATCCCCAAACCATTGTGGGCTTTGAAAACCATGGTGGCAGAACATATCATGATTACAATGCACTTGGATCTGTTGTTGTTGGTAACGGTAACAATGGTAAAGATGAACTAGAGGGAATGATATATAAAAACTGCATAGGAACCTACCTTCACGGCCCTTTACTTCCAAAAAATCCCCATTTAGCTGATCATATCATATTAACAGCTTTAAAACGTAAATATGATATCAAAATTCTTGATGTTATAAACGATGACTTGGAATATGCTGCTCATGAAAAGGTTCTTGAACTGTATAGCAATGGGAAGGTTTAG
- a CDS encoding CTP synthase, giving the protein MVTGGVVSSIGKGITAASIGRILRSYGVDVTAIKIDPYLNWDSGTLNPYQHGEVFVTEDGMETDLDLGHYERFLNVNLSGECNITTGKVYSSVINKERKGNYLGACVQIIPHITDEIKAMIRKTADKTQAEVVLVEVGGTVGDIESQPFLEALRQLRNEEGHDNVMFVHVTYVPYLRAAGEFKTKPTQHSTKELRGTGITPDMIICRSELPIDNHLKEKIAHFCDVDKNAVINAPDVHSIYEIPLILNSENVGEYIIDRIKIEARKPDLYEWSRIVESLKIDESRITVGIIGKYVELEDAYISIRESLKHAAAELGVKVDIEWIRAEDSVNREKLDQFDALLIPGGFGERGISGKLDAVRYSIEKEIPIFGICLGMQCMVVEFARMHGFEGANSTEFDENAKHPVIDIMLEQKKIKNMGGTMRLGSYPCKVEGGTIAHDAYKEDVVSERHRHRFEFNNDYRDILVEKGLTISGTSPDNFLVEIVEIKDHPWFLGCQFHPEFKSRPNKAHPIFKSFMKAAIDKKRSN; this is encoded by the coding sequence GTGGTTACTGGTGGTGTTGTTAGTTCAATAGGAAAGGGAATTACAGCCGCTTCTATAGGTAGAATTTTACGGTCATATGGTGTCGATGTAACAGCCATCAAAATTGATCCATATTTAAACTGGGATTCAGGAACACTGAACCCATATCAGCATGGAGAGGTTTTTGTAACAGAAGATGGTATGGAAACAGACCTTGATCTAGGACATTATGAACGATTTTTGAATGTAAACCTATCAGGAGAATGCAACATTACAACGGGAAAGGTTTATTCATCTGTTATAAATAAGGAAAGGAAAGGGAACTACCTTGGAGCATGTGTCCAAATTATTCCCCATATCACAGATGAAATAAAAGCCATGATAAGAAAAACAGCTGATAAAACCCAGGCAGAAGTTGTTCTTGTTGAAGTGGGCGGTACTGTTGGAGATATAGAAAGCCAACCATTTTTAGAGGCACTAAGACAACTCCGTAACGAAGAGGGCCATGACAATGTGATGTTTGTACACGTTACATACGTACCTTATCTCAGGGCTGCAGGGGAATTTAAAACTAAACCAACACAACACAGTACCAAAGAATTAAGGGGTACAGGTATCACTCCAGATATGATAATTTGTAGATCTGAACTACCTATAGACAACCATCTAAAGGAGAAAATTGCACATTTCTGTGATGTTGATAAAAATGCGGTTATAAATGCTCCAGATGTTCATTCAATCTACGAAATCCCATTAATACTCAACAGCGAAAATGTTGGTGAGTATATTATAGACAGGATAAAAATAGAGGCAAGAAAACCTGATCTATATGAATGGAGCAGGATTGTTGAATCCCTTAAAATTGATGAATCAAGGATAACTGTTGGAATTATAGGAAAGTATGTTGAACTTGAAGATGCTTATATAAGTATAAGGGAATCATTGAAACATGCTGCAGCTGAATTGGGTGTTAAAGTAGATATAGAATGGATAAGGGCAGAAGACAGTGTTAACAGGGAAAAACTGGATCAATTTGATGCATTACTTATACCTGGGGGTTTTGGTGAAAGGGGTATCTCAGGAAAACTAGATGCTGTTAGGTATTCAATTGAAAAAGAGATACCTATATTTGGGATATGCCTTGGAATGCAATGTATGGTGGTAGAATTTGCAAGAATGCATGGTTTTGAAGGTGCAAACAGTACAGAATTTGATGAAAATGCCAAACATCCTGTTATTGACATAATGCTTGAGCAAAAAAAGATAAAAAATATGGGTGGTACAATGAGGCTGGGTTCCTATCCCTGTAAAGTTGAAGGGGGAACAATTGCCCATGATGCATATAAAGAAGATGTTGTTAGCGAACGTCACAGGCACAGGTTCGAATTCAACAATGATTATCGTGATATATTAGTTGAAAAGGGTTTAACAATTTCCGGTACGTCTCCAGATAATTTCCTGGTTGAAATAGTAGAAATAAAGGATCATCCCTGGTTTTTAGGTTGTCAGTTCCATCCTGAATTTAAGTCAAGACCTAATAAGGCACATCCAATTTTTAAATCATTTATGAAAGCTGCAATTGATAAGAAGAGGAGTAATTAA
- a CDS encoding A24 family peptidase C-terminal domain-containing protein, whose amino-acid sequence MLVTIPFISIIIALVACIYASYTDFKDGIIQNKLTFPLIAIGIILNGIYVFTTANILLFIECVIVTGIIFILGYVFWKMGAWAGGDVKLFTGLAALIPFYAIPFYSSLVSYQILGLQFPLVGTYPFPFTLIVNSILAILPFLLIYVIYIAVKTKPYLIGELLSPIKEYKKNIVLTMVVISAVTITFTLTKQLDIQIILVSLILISLLSLIISKIPNTIKAVLISIVTVYALITNLYVTSTGIVIIFISIILIEIIKKLLTSVSKEALQDDYNIEDLKEGMISTYNIYEKDNEIVIGDKSFTTRIKDALNTGDLSLINPPRGKLIISSMAAGLTQEDINLLKELNIKNKISNTLKIKKGVPFAPSILIGLLISLFFGDLAFILGKILAAIIY is encoded by the coding sequence ATGTTAGTTACCATACCATTTATCAGTATAATTATAGCTCTTGTTGCGTGTATCTACGCAAGTTACACAGATTTTAAGGATGGAATCATACAAAACAAACTCACATTCCCATTAATAGCCATTGGAATCATTTTAAATGGTATCTATGTTTTTACTACCGCCAATATATTGCTGTTTATTGAATGTGTGATAGTTACAGGAATAATATTTATTTTGGGATATGTTTTCTGGAAGATGGGAGCCTGGGCAGGAGGGGATGTTAAACTGTTTACAGGTCTTGCAGCTTTAATCCCATTTTATGCCATACCATTTTATTCATCTTTGGTAAGTTACCAGATACTGGGTCTGCAGTTTCCATTGGTTGGAACCTATCCTTTCCCATTCACACTCATAGTCAACAGTATACTTGCAATTCTACCGTTCCTTCTAATATATGTGATTTACATAGCAGTTAAAACTAAACCCTACCTAATTGGAGAACTATTATCACCAATAAAAGAATATAAAAAGAATATAGTACTCACAATGGTTGTAATATCTGCTGTTACAATTACGTTCACTCTGACTAAACAGTTAGATATTCAGATTATTCTGGTATCATTAATTTTAATATCTTTACTTTCATTAATTATATCCAAAATCCCAAACACTATTAAAGCAGTTTTAATATCCATTGTAACTGTTTATGCACTAATAACCAATTTATATGTCACATCAACTGGAATTGTAATTATTTTCATTTCCATAATTCTAATTGAGATAATCAAAAAATTACTAACCTCTGTAAGTAAGGAAGCTCTTCAGGATGATTACAACATTGAAGATCTGAAAGAGGGAATGATATCTACATACAATATCTACGAAAAGGATAATGAGATTGTTATTGGGGATAAAAGTTTTACAACGCGAATTAAGGATGCATTAAATACTGGTGATCTTTCGCTTATTAATCCACCACGTGGAAAGTTGATTATAAGCTCAATGGCAGCTGGTCTTACACAAGAAGATATTAATCTCTTGAAAGAACTGAATATCAAAAATAAAATTTCTAATACTCTTAAAATTAAGAAAGGAGTACCATTTGCCCCATCAATATTAATAGGACTTTTAATATCACTTTTCTTTGGAGATCTTGCATTTATTCTTGGAAAAATTTTAGCAGCAATAATATACTGA